The DNA sequence GGCGATGAAATAACGGGTGCGGACAATGCTGGTTTCGATATAGAAAATATTGTAGCTGTCCATCAATTCGCTGTTGTTGAGCGCACTCTTCGGCAAAAAGGTCAGTCCCATGCCCTTCCTTGCAAGAGCCGCTGCGGTTGAAATGTTCTGCGTTTCCATGACGATATCAGCCTTGATGTCCAGATGCTTCAGGAATTCGTTGGCCTGTTTACGGATCCCGGATTGGGAAGTAGTCAGCACATACTTTTCGTTCTTCAGCAAGTTCAAAGGATAAGGGAATTTTTCGATTTCCTTCAAGCCGGGCTGATACAGCGGGCTTGTGTCCGGAACGATGACGCACCATTTGTCTTCCGCGAGCATCGTGTAGGAAAGCTGTTCATTATGGATCGGCATCATGCCCAGGTACAGATCGACTTTGTTTTCCAGCAGATCCATTTCCGTCGTTTTGGCGTCCTGTTCCATGATTTTCAGGACGATGCCTGGATATTTTTCATGGAACTTCGGCAGAATCAAAGGAAGCAGAAAAGAACCCATGATCGGATGGACGCCGATACGGATC is a window from the Trichococcus shcherbakoviae genome containing:
- a CDS encoding LysR family transcriptional regulator is translated as MMQQTTIIAYLDAIVSEGTFTQAAKSLYISQPYLSKTITKLEEELQTKLVERNRTPMELTYAGERFLTHMKKMQNQYEDMVNELTMITNLKYGRIRIGVHPIMGSFLLPLILPKFHEKYPGIVLKIMEQDAKTTEMDLLENKVDLYLGMMPIHNEQLSYTMLAEDKWCVIVPDTSPLYQPGLKEIEKFPYPLNLLKNEKYVLTTSQSGIRKQANEFLKHLDIKADIVMETQNISTAAALARKGMGLTFLPKSALNNSELMDSYNIFYIETSIVRTRYFIAYSKEKTLSSVDLAMIDMAKELMKAYSDSI